A DNA window from Patagioenas fasciata isolate bPatFas1 chromosome 1, bPatFas1.hap1, whole genome shotgun sequence contains the following coding sequences:
- the MGST1 gene encoding microsomal glutathione S-transferase 1 — MAKLTRLIDNEVFWAYAAYATIVLLKMMLMSSVTAYFRITRKAFVNPEDTASFGKGESAKKFLRTDPDVERVRRGHLNDLENIVPFLGIGLLYALSGPELFTALLHFRIFAGSRILHTFAYLIPLPQPSRGLSWAAGYVVTISMAYQVLKTALYL; from the exons ATGGCTAAATTGACTCGGTTAATTGACAATGAAGTCTTCTGGGCTTATGCCGCTTATGCAACTATTGTGCTTCTGAAAATGATGCTAATGAGTTCTGTAACAGCATACTTCAGAATCACAAGAAAG GCATTTGTCAACCCAGAAGATACAGCATCATTTGGTAAAGGTGAGAGCGCCAAAAAATTTCTGCGGACAGATCCAGATGTTGAACGTGTACGCAG GGGCCACCTGAATGACCTTGAAAATATTGTCCCATTTCTTGGCATTGGACTGCTGTATGCACTCTCTGGCCCTGAGCTGTTCACAGCCTTGCTGCATTTCAGGATCTTTGCTGGGTCTAGGATCCTTCACACTTTTGCGTACTTGATCCCTcttccccagcccagcagaggtttGTCTTGGGCAGCTGGGTATGTAGTGACCATCTCGATGGCGTACCAAGTGCTGAAGACAGCGTTGTACCTGTAG